A window from Mesorhizobium sp. WSM2240 encodes these proteins:
- a CDS encoding helix-turn-helix domain-containing protein codes for MNTENISEGTCPIGRGIACIGDAWSMLILRDASLGLTRFDEFRKSLGIAPTILTRRLAMLTAEGLLEKRRYSERPPREEYLLTAAGRDFLPVLFIIGAWGRKHRGQGRLTRFLDAETGEEIQPLVVDGVTGAEVGTRPIRAVAAE; via the coding sequence ATGAACACTGAAAATATTTCTGAAGGCACCTGTCCCATCGGGCGCGGCATCGCCTGCATCGGCGATGCATGGAGCATGCTTATCCTTCGGGACGCGAGCCTGGGGCTTACCCGCTTCGACGAATTCCGCAAAAGCCTGGGCATAGCGCCCACCATTCTGACGCGGCGGCTGGCGATGCTGACCGCGGAGGGATTGCTGGAAAAACGGCGCTACTCCGAACGGCCTCCGCGGGAAGAATACCTCCTGACCGCCGCCGGGCGGGATTTCCTGCCTGTGCTGTTCATAATCGGCGCCTGGGGGCGCAAGCATCGCGGCCAGGGCAGGCTGACGCGGTTTCTGGACGCCGAGACGGGAGAGGAAATTCAGCCCCTGGTCGTGGATGGCGTCACGGGAGCCGAGGTCGGCACCCGTCCCATTCGAGCCGTGGCCGCCGAATGA
- a CDS encoding LysR family transcriptional regulator, whose translation MFDFNDIVVFARVVEAGSFTAAARLLGMPKTTVSRRIAALEREVGVRLIQRTTRSLNITDAGRLYYEQSSQALRTIEDANLQLAQARVEPSGTIRISAPVGFGGHFLNSTVFDFLGEHPKTRVELHLTDDKLNLVESGIDLAFRTGILPDSTLIARKLGSTHRILCASPDYLARRGVPAAPADLTRHHCIIAGPSTASAHWVLDGPNGQETVTVSGRFAANEMQAVVAAAIAGYGIAQLPHSMAQVSTGRGTLRRVLDNYATPVGGLYALYPSSRHLSPLVKAFIDLAAERLSGVGSNEGDKAIAALNQSFG comes from the coding sequence ATGTTCGATTTCAACGATATTGTGGTGTTCGCCCGTGTCGTCGAGGCTGGCAGTTTCACGGCGGCCGCGCGGCTGCTCGGCATGCCCAAGACGACGGTCAGTCGCCGCATTGCCGCGCTCGAGCGTGAGGTCGGGGTGCGGCTGATTCAGCGCACGACGCGCAGCCTTAATATAACGGACGCGGGACGTCTCTATTATGAGCAGAGCAGTCAGGCGCTGCGGACAATCGAAGACGCGAATTTACAGCTCGCGCAAGCGAGAGTGGAGCCTTCGGGCACGATCCGCATTTCGGCTCCGGTGGGCTTTGGCGGTCATTTCCTGAACAGCACGGTGTTCGATTTTCTTGGCGAGCATCCGAAAACCAGGGTCGAGTTGCACCTCACGGACGACAAGCTCAATCTGGTCGAGAGCGGGATCGATCTCGCCTTCCGTACGGGGATCCTCCCGGACTCGACACTGATTGCCCGCAAGCTCGGCTCCACGCATCGGATCCTGTGCGCCAGCCCGGACTATCTCGCGCGCCGCGGCGTGCCGGCAGCGCCGGCGGACCTCACTCGCCATCACTGCATCATCGCAGGCCCGTCGACGGCGAGCGCTCACTGGGTGCTGGACGGGCCGAACGGCCAGGAAACGGTCACGGTGTCTGGACGCTTCGCCGCCAACGAAATGCAGGCGGTGGTTGCCGCTGCGATCGCCGGCTACGGCATCGCCCAGTTGCCCCACAGCATGGCCCAGGTGTCTACCGGTCGCGGAACGTTGCGCCGCGTTCTCGATAATTACGCGACGCCGGTTGGAGGCCTTTATGCCCTATATCCGAGCAGCCGGCACCTTTCGCCCCTGGTCAAGGCATTCATCGATCTTGCGGCTGAGCGATTGAGCGGCGTCGGATCCAATGAGGGTGACAAGGCCATAGCCGCATTGAACCAAAGCTTCGGCTGA
- a CDS encoding oxidoreductase, which produces MSKSGRGVALVTGASTGIGRATAEALRDAGYRVFGTSRKSVPERSDGITMLTCDVSQDASVAGLIDEVLAKAGRIDLLVNNAGIGLLGGAEESSVAQAQALFDVNLFGVLRVTNAVLPTMRSQGKGRIINLSSVLGLIPAPYSALYSSTKHAVEGYSESLDHELRPLGIRVVLVEPAYTRTSFEENLARPDKLLNVYDSARAGMNMIMRKAMETGDAPEVVAKTVLKAATDAVPRRRYAAGKMARQVSFLRRFVPESAFDKSLRKQNGLPA; this is translated from the coding sequence ATGAGCAAATCCGGTCGTGGCGTCGCGCTCGTCACAGGAGCATCCACCGGCATCGGGCGGGCAACCGCCGAGGCGTTGCGGGACGCGGGCTACCGCGTGTTCGGAACCAGCCGCAAATCCGTCCCCGAACGCTCCGATGGAATTACGATGCTGACGTGCGACGTAAGCCAGGATGCTTCCGTCGCTGGGCTGATAGATGAGGTGCTGGCCAAAGCCGGACGGATCGACCTGCTCGTCAACAATGCCGGCATTGGTTTGCTCGGAGGCGCGGAGGAATCCTCGGTCGCCCAGGCCCAGGCGCTTTTCGATGTCAATCTCTTCGGCGTTCTTCGCGTAACCAACGCCGTCTTGCCGACGATGCGAAGCCAAGGAAAGGGCAGGATCATCAATCTGAGTTCGGTGCTGGGTTTGATACCGGCCCCCTATTCTGCTCTTTATTCATCGACCAAACATGCCGTCGAAGGCTATTCCGAGTCGCTCGACCATGAACTGCGCCCGTTGGGAATTCGCGTCGTGCTGGTTGAGCCTGCCTATACCCGCACCTCGTTTGAAGAAAATCTCGCCAGGCCGGACAAGCTGCTCAACGTCTATGATTCCGCCCGCGCCGGCATGAATATGATCATGCGCAAAGCGATGGAAACAGGCGATGCGCCCGAAGTCGTAGCCAAGACGGTGTTGAAAGCAGCGACCGACGCAGTTCCGAGGAGGCGCTATGCGGCGGGAAAAATGGCGCGCCAGGTCAGTTTCCTGCGCCGTTTTGTCCCCGAATCCGCATTCGACAAGAGCCTGCGCAAGCAAAACGGCCTGCCGGCCTGA